The region CTCACAATGTTCCATGATGACGTCGATATCGTGTTCGACAAGGAGGAAGGCGTACCCCTGTTCCTCGAGGTCGTGGATCCGGTCGAGGATCTTCCGCTGGAGCGAGGGGTTCACGCCGGCCATCGGCTCGTCGAGCAGCAGCATGTCCGGGTCGGTCAAGAGCGCGCGGGCGAGCTCCAGTAGCTTTCGCTGGCCGCCCGAGAGGTTGCCCGCGGGCTCGTCGAGCAGGTGGTCGAGCTCGAAAAACTCGGCCGTCTCCTCGGCGCGGCGGCGGGCACGGCGCTCGTCGTCGGCGAATCGTTCGCCGCGGCGCCACGTCCCGGTGAGTCGCTCGCCGAACTGGTCGGGCGTCGCGAGCAGCAGGTTCTCACGAACGGTCATGCTCTCCAGTTCGCGGGGAATCTGGAACGTTCGCACCAGCCCCTGCTGGGCGAGCGCCGCCGGACGCGCTCCGGTGATGTCCTCCCCGGCGAAGCGGACCTGCCCGCCGTCCGGCTCGAGGAAGCCGGTGATACAGTTGAACAGCGTGGTCTTCCCGGCGCCGTTCGGGCCGATGAGTCCGGTGATCCCTCGCCCGACGCCGACGGTCGTCCCGTCGAGGGCGGTGATCCCCCCGAACTCCTTTCGCAGCCCGTCGACCGCCAGGAGCGCGTCGTCGACTCCCGACGACCGGTTGGGCGCGTCGTCCGCGACGTCCACGGCGGCGTCGGTCCCGACAGCGTCGTCGGTGGCGACGCGCTGGTCGTTGTCCTCGGCCGGCTGTGGCTCAGTCACCGTCACCACCCCGGGCGACCCCGCCGACAGCGCGGTCGGGCGGCGCGTCTCCGTCGTCGACGCCCACGTCGTACTCCTGCTCGCCGAGGAGCCCCTCGGGACGGTAGTACAGGATGACGATGAGCAGCGCGCCGATGAGCATCAGCCGCGCGGCAGCGAGCTGGACGCTGTACTCCGAGGGGACGAAGTCGTTGAGGAACCGCGTCCCGCTGTTGATGATCCAGAACACAGCCGTCCCGAGCAGGACGCCCGCGTTGTTCGCGGTGCCGCCGATGATGACGGCGGTGAACGCGAAGAACGTCAGCGTCGAGCCGAACTGCCCGGGGCTGATGAACCCGAGCTGGATCGCGTAGAGAGCGCCCGCGGCGCCGGCCAGCGCGGATCCGACCATCATCGCCTGGATCTTGTAGCGGTAGGTGGCCTTGCCCAGCGCCTTCGGGACGTCCTCGTCGTCGCGGACGGCCCGGAGGACCCGCCCGTACGGGCTGTTGACGGTCCGCTCGACCCACCAGTAGCCGGCGGCGAGCAGCGCCGTCGAGAAGAGGAGGAAGAACCGGTCGTAGTCGAGCCCGCCCTCCGGGCCGGCGGTCGGGTCGAACAGCCACATGAGGTTCCGCTGGAGCTCGACCATGTCGCCGCCGAGCAACGGCTGTACGAAGTACCAGAGGACGAAGACGGCGGTAGCGACGCCGATGAGCGCCTGCGTCCGAACGTCGGCGTCTCTCGCGTACTGGATGAGGAGAAACGCCCCGACGACGAACGTCAGCACCGATAGCCCGCCCAACACGACCATGTTCAGGGTGAAGCTGCCGAGGCTGACCGGGAACACGCCCGCGAGCGGCTCGTACACCGAGCGGACGCCGAACGGCCCGTTGAACAGCCACTCCTCGTTCTCGAAGACGGCCGTCAGAATCGTCGCGATCCCGAGGGCAGTGATCGCGAGGTAGTCCTCGCGGAGCCGAAGCGTCGGGACCCCCACGAGCAGGGAGACGACGGCGGCGGCACCCATCCCGCAGGCGATGCCCACGAACCAGCCGACGAGCGCCCCGCCGGGGAACAGCGCGCCGAACAGTCCGGGCAGGTCGAACCCACCGATCCCGCCGTACCCCTGCACCGACGCGGGCATTGTGAGGACGACGGTGACGTACGCGCCGATCATGAAGTAGGCGATGTGGCCGAAATCGACCAGCCCCGTGAAGCCGTACTTGACGTTCAGGCCGATCCCGAACAGGCCATACACCGCGACGAACGTGAGTAGCGTGATGAGGAAGTCAGCGAGTGCCATCTATACGTCCCCCCACAGTCCTTCGGGTCTGACGAGCAGTACGGCGATCAGGATGACGAACGCGATGGCCTCCCGGTAGACCGCGAGGCTCGGGGGGAGGAAGTACACCCCGAGGTCCATGCTGAGGCCGATGATGAGGCCGGCCAGCGCCGACCCGTACGGCGACCGGATGCCGCCCATGATGACCGCGGCGAACACTGGTAGCAGGAGCGAGAAGCCCATGTTGGGGTTGACGTTCGAGGCCGACCAGCCAGCGAGGACGCCGGCGAGGGCGGCGAGCAGTCCGGC is a window of halophilic archaeon DL31 DNA encoding:
- a CDS encoding Sulfate-transporting ATPase (PFAM: ABC transporter-like~KEGG: hbo:Hbor_12720 amino acid/amide ABC transporter ATP-binding protein 1, haat family~SMART: ATPase, AAA+ type, core), with translation MVTVTEPQPAEDNDQRVATDDAVGTDAAVDVADDAPNRSSGVDDALLAVDGLRKEFGGITALDGTTVGVGRGITGLIGPNGAGKTTLFNCITGFLEPDGGQVRFAGEDITGARPAALAQQGLVRTFQIPRELESMTVRENLLLATPDQFGERLTGTWRRGERFADDERRARRRAEETAEFFELDHLLDEPAGNLSGGQRKLLELARALLTDPDMLLLDEPMAGVNPSLQRKILDRIHDLEEQGYAFLLVEHDIDVIMEHCERVIVLHRGEQLTAGTPEEVRTDERVIEAYLGGEEG
- a CDS encoding ABC-type transporter, integral membrane subunit (PFAM: Bacterial inner-membrane translocator~KEGG: syn:sll0146 high-affinity branched-chain amino acid transport protein BraE), which encodes MALADFLITLLTFVAVYGLFGIGLNVKYGFTGLVDFGHIAYFMIGAYVTVVLTMPASVQGYGGIGGFDLPGLFGALFPGGALVGWFVGIACGMGAAAVVSLLVGVPTLRLREDYLAITALGIATILTAVFENEEWLFNGPFGVRSVYEPLAGVFPVSLGSFTLNMVVLGGLSVLTFVVGAFLLIQYARDADVRTQALIGVATAVFVLWYFVQPLLGGDMVELQRNLMWLFDPTAGPEGGLDYDRFFLLFSTALLAAGYWWVERTVNSPYGRVLRAVRDDEDVPKALGKATYRYKIQAMMVGSALAGAAGALYAIQLGFISPGQFGSTLTFFAFTAVIIGGTANNAGVLLGTAVFWIINSGTRFLNDFVPSEYSVQLAAARLMLIGALLIVILYYRPEGLLGEQEYDVGVDDGDAPPDRAVGGVARGGDGD